One region of Rhizoctonia solani chromosome 9, complete sequence genomic DNA includes:
- a CDS encoding glutathione S-transferase — protein MAATKDNPVVFYDLVGKNGISFSLNTYKTRLSLDYKGIPYRVEYLSLPDIEPKMKELGVPPSSDNHPRYTIPMIADPSSETNGIPTYISDSFKIAIYLDDKYPAPKYPAIFAPYFPTIGVSIGPIFAPLLPRLLDDRSTEYLNRTRGDRTKPLPDDVAAQKWEQVREKFAAFSKSLQLNDGTKDEGPFIMGNIVSFLDFAVGGMVHWIKSLEGEDSARLNDVLEWEGGRWARHWEAMKAIENKSSRVDG, from the exons ATGGCCGCCACCAAAGACAATCCAGTCGTCTTCTACGACCTTGTTGGCAAAAACGGCATTTCTTTCTCACTTAATACATACAAGACAAG GTTATCCCTAGACTACAAAGGCATACCTTATCGTGTCGAATACCTTTCACTTCCAGACATTGAGCCAAAGATGAAAGAACTGGGAGTCCCCCCATCATCTGATAACCACCCACGGTATACAATCCCAA TGATTGCCGACCCGTCAAGTGAGACCAATGGAATCCCAACATACATTTCAGACTCGTTCAAGATTGCAATCTACCTAGACGACAAATATCCTGCCCCAAAATACCCAGCAATATTTGCCCCG TATTTCCCAACTATTGGCGTATCCATTGGGCCGATTTTTGCCCCGTTGTTACCTCGCCTTCTCGACGATAGATCGACCGAATATTTGAATCGCACGAGGGGGGACAGGACCAAGCCTCTTCCCGATGATGTAGCTGCTCAGAAATGGGAACAAGTGCGCGAAAAGTTTGCTGCGTTTAGCAAGTCACTGCAGCTGAACGATGGGACCAAAGACGAAGGCCCGTTTATCATGGGTAACATTGTCTCGTTTCTGGATTTTGCTGTTGGAGGAATGGTCCATTGGATCAAAAGCCTTGAAGGAGAGGATTCAGCTCGATTAAATGATGTGCTAGAATGGGAGGGAGGAAGGTGGGCAAGGCACTGGGAAGCGATGAAAGCGATTGAGAACAAATCCTCCCGCGTGGACGGATAG
- a CDS encoding glutathione S-transferase, giving the protein MAATKANPIVFFDIASKVGPWSPNTWKTRLALIYKRILYRVEYVSYPDIEPTFKRFGVLPTSDNAPQYTLPMIADPSSDPSKGPTYIADSFKIALYLDDKYPSSEYPTLFPPGTRALQRVFIERVSSLILPMAPTMLPLVGQPGFLDDRGEEYYRRTRQAKFGKSLEQLAEEGLQTWGKVQESWETFGRLLESDTTGPFVMGTRISYADLVLVAAFCWIKRADGQDERIWQEIRQWQGGRWEALWDGVEKTVGRFYLDV; this is encoded by the exons ATGGCTGCAACCAAAGCAAATCCAATCGTGTTTTTCGATATAGCTTCCAAGGTAGGACCGTGGTCACCCAACACATGGAAGACCCg ACTCGCGTTGATCTACAAGCGAATTCTCTACCGGGTCGAGTATGTGTCATATCCAGATATTGAGCCCACGTTCAAACGATTTGGGGTACTCCCGACTTCCGACAATGCACCCCAGTATACCCTTCCCA TGATAGCAGACCCATCCAGCGACCCTAGCAAAGGACCAACTTACATCGCCGACTCTTTCAAGATTGCGTTATATCTTGATGACAAATACCCTAGTTCAGAGTACCCAACACTCTTTCCTCCAGGCACTCGAGCTCTCCAACGGGTCTTTATAGAGCGAGTTTCGTCGCTGATCCTTCCGATGGCTCCAACCATGCTACCACTAGTGGGTCAACCAGGATTTCTAGACGATCGGGGAGAAGAGTACTACCGCCGAACGAGACAAGCAAAATTTGGGAAATCGCTGGAACAGCTAGCGGAAGAGGGTCTTCAGACATGGGGGAAGGTACAAGAGAGCTGGGAGACGTTCGGTCGCTTGCTTGAGTCGGACACTACAGGGCCGTTTGTCATGGGGACTCGGATATCTTATGCGGATTTGGTACTCGTCGCTGCTTTTTGTTGGATCAAGAGAGCAGATGGCCAAGACGAGAGAATTTGGCAGGAAATTAGGCAATGGCAGGGTGGGAGATGGGAGGCGCTCTGGGACGGCGTTGAGAAGACCGTTGGAAGGTTTTATCTGGATGTTTGA
- a CDS encoding Tyrosine kinase catalytic domain protein: MIPDVTAELDRIFTFSDFYDNTCYLSRLSDNTPVTIKTYKPASSFNKQDKLRQKKLMQDMASAWAKCRHPNIVELVGRATFKKRPAIVFKGELSDRILYQLKYASTVDPYELPLVSRQASRSVSEEGSPTFADDVYALGTDAGKAPPRPVNMIPGKDAGDHVWDILCKCWLNNSANRPLATDVCDVMRSVYHSSSETLFACSTFEWSDTYCLAVGPVFKVFNLVVKENTTVLDLVGYFEKYDLVNYTDLLHQHHIETAMPFADGALANIYKVKVSRTRYLAVKCVKHETPYKKLKRAARELSCWSSYKHENILPILGFAIVKGDLAMVSRWMKNGYVTEYVVNNPNCDRSGLCIQLAKAISYLHKNDIIHGDIKGPNVLISDNGVVQITDFGVSVMDHQEIKFSSTSSRGGTQRWLAPEILLGQTKSTKEADVYALSMTMIEIYTGEQPYGSKNWLQLMVPVVNGELRPSRPVMLPPDIFGYRVWRLMNQCWLENWSARPTSKDVYERLCKYNFINTVPPGPQPDSEKLIALSNKIGVVVKQRAIALSKRGSTTATQGLKSAPAKFVESILEGIDGAYKGSYGWLIFTQKESTVQHQSGDIIPGDIVVMTDVVFKRRRFGGLESRTISVSGELFGVLGEFEPKKRKLKVWNPFSWPMIYAPDEPVSYCLDDLKNGVVQTSFQQEMDLTSLLDLKALTKYPVDSGGSCDIYRGRLYDGPIIALKTTRVSQTPNNDSNLDSQNMQRIIGIWKECKHPNVVHLIGGTTLRGSLAAVYGWVEYGGVIEYLKRHPEADRYRICTQICEGLVHLHTNGIIHNSLKGTNILVSGSGVPQIRLSLLTSTSWASDGIDSKFPGPSIRWAAPELLLAESGGTFASDVYALGMTVLETMTMAIPYPDTKDPQVLMKVMNQSLPSRPRDHIPDTPAGNALWNLMCTCWSFNPANRPSAAHVRDAIQTIYAGTSRSLALHDPIFNIAMDPPRLVVTEDTQIQDLITYFVKRGLKDYTDDLKSTNITITAPFADTALANVYKLSLSNRQSIAVKCVKHVTLYKKLKRAARELSCWSSYKHENILPVLGFAVVRGDLAMVSPWMSNGCVTEYVTRNPSCERLRLGIELTHAIVYLHGHNLVHGDIKGANVLVCDAGRVKVTDFGVSIMEHKEVEFSATSAARGTQRWQSPEILLGDSDSTKEGDVYALGMTLIEIYTGESPYGSMNWTGNVMIKVMSGQLRPSRPIALPPNNYGNKLWEIMNQCWATRPNERPTSEQVYERVRRFNKRSLSAAQSHEWIAKGDLEWKRSLLGRFDFVTLHGWDVAGVHIPKLGFDLVALLTSHSSAVLSAPNDGFSHGII; this comes from the exons ATGATCCCAGATGTGACCGCTGAACTTGATCGAATTTTCACATTCTCGGATTTTTATGATAACACATGCTATCTTAGTAGACTCAGCGACAACACGCCAGTAACTATTAAAACGTACAAACCTGCCAGTTCCTTCAACAAACAGGATAAACTGAGGCAGAAAAAG CTGATGCAAGATATGGCTAGCGCATGGGCTAAGTGCAGGCATCCAAATATAGTTGAGTTAGTGGGAAGAGCAACGTTCAAGAAGCGACCAGCTATAGTTTTTAAAGGCGAGCTGAGTGACCGTATACTTTATCAATTAAAATACGCCTCGACGGTAGATCCCTACGAGCTA CCTTTAGTCAGTCGACAGGCATCCAGGTCAGTTTCCGAGGAAGGCAGTCCCACGTTTGCGGACGATGTTTATGCTCTTGGCACG GACGCTGGCAAAGCTCCCCCAAGGCCAGTAAATATGATACCAGGAAAAGATGCCGGAGATCACGTTTGGGACATCTTGTGTAAATGCTGGTTGAACAATTCCGCAAATCGTCCTTTAGCAACAGATGTCTGTGATGTT ATGCGCTCAGTTTATCATAGTTCAAGTGAAACATTGTTCGCTTGTTCAACTTTCGAGTGGTCTGACACCTACTGTTTGGCAGTCGGCCCGGTGTTCAAGGTGTTTAATCTCGTGGTGAAGGAAAATACG ACGGTGTTAGATCTGGTCGGATACTTTGAAAAGTATGACCTAGTGAACTATACAGACTTACTCCACCAGCATCACATTGAAACTGCTATGCCCTTTGCTGACGGAGCACTCGCAAACATATATAAAGTCAAGGTTTCGAGGACACGGTACCTTGCCGTCAAGTGCGTAAAGCATGAAACCCCATacaagaagctcaag CGTGCTGCCCGGGAGTTATCCTGTTGGTCATCTTATAAACATGAAAACATTCTGCCTATTCTCGGTTTTGCTATTGTAAAGGGCGATTTGGCTATGGTCTCACGGTGGATGAAAAATGGATACGTAACGGAATATGTTGTTAACAACCCAAACTGCGATCGATCTGGATTG TGTATTCAACTTGCCAAGGCAATTTCTTACCTTCATAAAAACGATATA ATACATGGAGATATCAAAGGC CCCAACGTGCTAATCTCGGATAATGGTGTGGTCCAAATCACGGACTTTGGGGTATCAGTTATGGACCACCAAGAAATCAAGTTCAGCTCTACCTCGAGCCGGGGTGGTACTCAACGATGGCTG GCACCCGAAATTCTACTAGGACAAACCAAGAGTACAAAAGAAGCGGATGTGTATGCTCTGAGCATG ACGATGATT GAGATATATACCGGAGAGCAACCATATGGCTCAAAAAACTGGTTGCAGCTGATGGTACCAGTCGTGAATGGTGAACTGAGACCATCCCGTCCGGTCATGCTCCCCCCAGATATATTTGGCTATAGGGTCTGGCGACTCATGAATCAATGTTGGTTAGAAAACTGGAGCGCTCGGCCGACTTCCAAGGACGTTTATGAAAGG CTTTGCAAATACAATTTCATCAATACAGTACCTCCTGGACCACAACCAGATTCGGAAAAACTTATAGCATTATCGAACAAGATTGGAGTCGTAGTCAAGCAGAGAGCAATTGCCCTTTCTAAGAGAGGCAGTACCACAGCAACTCAAGGTCTTAAAAGTGCTCCCGCTAAGTTTGTTGAATCCATTTTGGAAGGGATCGATGGCGCGTATAAGGGCTCTTATGGTTGGCTCATATTTACTCAGAAAGAAAGTACGGTTCAGCACCAGTCAGGGGATATTATACCTGGAGATATTGTGGTAATGACGGATGTTGTCTTCAAGAGGCGTAGATTTGGTGGGCTGGAATCGCGCACAATATCGGTATCTGGAGAGCTGTTCGGTGTGTTGGGGGAATTCGAGCCCAAAAAGCGCAAGCTCAAGGTTTGGAATCCTTTTTCATGGCCAATGATATATGCT CCCGACGAGCCGGTGAGCTATTGCTTGGATGACTTGAAGAACGGAGTTGTCCAA ACTTCTTTTCAACAGGAAATGGATTTGACCTCCTTGCTCGATTTAAAGGCTTTAACTAAATACCCAGTAGACAGTGGTGGTTCCTGTGATATCTACCGCGGACGACTCTATGATGGACCAATAATAGCGCTCAAAACTACGAGAGTCTCTCAGACCCCCAATAACGACAGTAATTTGGATTCACAA AACATGCAGAGGATTATCGGTATTTGGAAGGAATGTAAACATCCTAATGTCGTGCATCTGATAGGAGGGACAACACTTCGAGGCAGTCTCGCTGCAGTATACGGATGGGTTGAATATGGAGGTGTGATTGAGTACCTCAAACGTCATCCAGAGGCAGATCGATATCGAATA TGTACCCAAATATGTGAAGGATTGGTCCACTTGCACACGAACGGAATT ATACATAATAGCCTGAAAGGT ACCAACATACTGGTGTCAGGAAGTGGTGTTCCTCAGATACGCTTATCACTACTCACGTCTACGAGCTGGGCCAGTGATGGGATAGATAGCAAATTTCCTGGGCCGAGTATACGTTGGGCG GCGCCCGAGCTGCTATTAGCGGAGTCTGGAGGCACATTCGCGAGTGATGTTTATGCACTTGGTATG ACAGTTTTG GAAACGATGACTATGGCGATTCCGTACCCAGACACAAAAGATCCACAAGTTTTAATGAAAGTCATGAATCAAAGTCTTCCCTCGAGGCCACGAGATCATATACCAGATACGCCGGCTGGGAACGCCCTCTGGAATTTAATGTGCACCTGTTGGTCCTTTAACCCGGCAAACCGACCAAGTGCAGCCCATGTTCGCGATGCC ATCCAAACCATATATGCAGGCACGAGCAGAAGTTTGGCGCTACACGACCCGATATTTAATATAGCTATGGACCCTCCTCGACTCGTAGTTACTGAAGACACG CAAATACAAGATCTTATAACATACTTTGTGAAGCGCGGACTCAAAGACTATACAGATGACCTAAAGTCAACCAACATCACTATCACGGCGCCATTTGCAGATACGGCGCTAGCAAATGTTTATAAACTCAGCTTGTCGAATCGGCAATCAATCGCGGTCAAATGCGTAAAGCATGTCACCCTATACAAAAAGCTCAAG CGTGCCGCCCGAGAACTTTCTTGTTGGTCATCCTACAAACACGAAAACATCCTCCCGGTTCTTGGATTTGCTGTGGTCAGAGGAGATCTTGCAATGGTATCCCCTTGGATGAGTAATGGATGCGTAACCGAGTATGTGACAAGAAATCCAAGTTGTGAACGGCTTCGATTG GGTATTGAACTCACTCACGCCATCGTCTATCTCCATGGGCATAACCTT GTGCATGGGGACATAAAAGGC GCCAATGTATTGGTTTGCGACGCAGGCAGAGTCAAAGTCACGGACTTTGGTGTGTCAATTATGGAACACAAAGAAGTGGAGTTTTCAGCAACTTCGGCGGCTCGTGGTACTCAGCGATGGCAG TCCCCAGAAATCCTGCTTGGTGATAGCGATAGTACTAAAGAAGGGGATGTATACGCGCTGGGCATG ACCTTAATT GAAATTTACACAGGAGAATCTCCATACGGCTCGATGAATTGGACCGGCAATGTGATGATCAAAGTGATGAGTGGACAACTGCGACCATCCCGTCCGATCGCGCTACCACCTAATAATTATGGAAACAAACTCTGGGAAATCATGAACCAGTGTTGGGCTACACGTCCCAACGAACGGCCGACTTCTGAACAAGTTTACGAAAGGGTACGTAGATTTAACAAACGTTCTCTTAGTGCTGCTCAATCTCATGAGTGGATAGCTAAAGGAGATCTAGAATGGAAGAGGTCCCTTCTCGGTCGCTTTGACTTTGTTACTTTGCATGGGTGGGACGTGGCAGGGGTGCATATACCTAAGTTAGGATTCGATTTAGTTGCTTTGTTGACTTCCCATTCTTCCGCCGTTTTGTCTGCTCCTAATGACGGTTTTAGTCATGGGATCATTTGA
- a CDS encoding EOS1 domain-containing protein — protein sequence MRQYCKTTPLPLPFPLTTTMSQRPPSRLTLSASNLSFTTLATNQSSSRSRRSSRAPSPTRVTPKNRQRRSCPSSPNASFVSLQTLQPPFTLSHRRTRPRSSTQSQAPNHVTIPAPNATPVCFRSRSSSHPHLSGPAVFTPVDSLYGAPACIVTSPTTDPSSPNLLTPFFPTTSTGYQQLPSQLMEDSDTEQDQLMFGGQQLHHASGLTGSIGRMRLKTRSKDRLKGLRTDVTETETEREGPVRVLPTARGPAHHPPSTTPLASQLIPFVLLLCRLLAVVPATIGTILHIHNAVHPPQDSSHTRIDFAVAGCWSILTGFQCWFLTSGLLVRWRAYYPLLSTLVRLLALQAICWPATHITLSVLDVSRRPTVCWAVVGTTTCISRAIQLWATSNLGPVERGQRVIYGRKWDWGEVALKSGLPCAMVYVLMAWGSVLNRELGLTTC from the exons ATGCGCCAGTACTGCAAGACTACTCCGCTTCCCCTTCCGTTCCCCCTTACTACGACAATGTCACAACGTCCACCATCACGGCTCACGCTATCGGCTTCGAACTTGTCTTTCACCACATTGGCAACCAACCAAAGTTCTTCGCGGTCTAGACGTAGTAGCCGGGCGCCTAGTCCAACAAGAGTGACACCCAAAAATAGGCAAAGGCGCTCGTGCCCTTCGAGTCCGAACGCTAGCTTTGTTTCGTTACAGACTCTCCAACCGCCTTTCACTCTCTCTCACCGACGTACTCGCCCGCGGTCCTCGACCCAATCACAAGCGCCGAATCACGTCACAATACCGGCACCGAACGCAACTCCGGTTTGCTTCCGTTCGCGCTCATCTTCACATCCACATCTTTCTGGCCCTGCCGTCTTTACTCCCGTAGACAGTCTCTACGGTGCTCCAGCCTGCATTGTCACATCACCCACTACAGACCCCAGTTCTCCTAACCTTCTGACGCCTTTCTTTCCAACTACGAGTACTGGGTATCAACAATTGCCTTCTCAACTAATGGAAGACTCGGATACGGAACAAGACCAGCTCATGTTTGGGGGTCAACAGTTACATCATGCGTCTGGCCTGACTGGATCTATCGGCCGAATGAGGCTGAAAACGAGGAGCAAAGATAGGCTCAAGGGATTACGGACCGACGTGACGGAGACCGAAACGGAGCGTGAAGGCCCT GTTAGAGTCTTGCCAACTGCAAGAGGGCCAGCACATCACCCACCTTCTACAACACCCCTTGCGTCGCAGTTGATCCCATTCGTGCTTCTGCTATGTCGATTGTTGGCTGTTGTTCCGGCTACCATTGGTACAATACTCCACATCCACAATGCAGTACATCCTCCACAAGATTCAAGTCATACTCGAATCGATTTTGCTGTTGCGGGATGTTGG AGCATCTTGACAGGATTTCAATGCTGGTTCCTTACCAGCGGTCTCCTCGTGCGCTGGCGTGCTTATTACCCACTTCTATCTACTCTCGTTCGCCTCCTCGCACTCCAAGCCATTTGTTGGCCAGCAACCCATATCACATTGTCCGTGCTTGACGTTTCTCGGCGTCCAACAGTCTGTTGGGCGGTAGTCGGAACGACGACCTGCATCTCACGCGCAATTCAGTTATGGGCAACGAGTAATCTGGGGCCTGTAGAGAGGGGTCAGCGAGTTATCTATGGACGAAAGTGGGACTGGGGCGAGGTTGCGCTCAAGAGCGGGCTCCCGTGCGCGATGGTCTACGTGTTGATGGCATGGGGATCTGTATTAAATCGTGAACTAGGTTTGACCACGTGTTGA